The window TCGACGATCCGCTGCCTGCCGAGCGCATGCAGCGAATCGCCCGCGAAATGAATCTGTCGGAAGTCGTGTTCGTGATGCCGCCGAAGGAGGGCGGCGACGTGCACGTGCGCATCTTCACGCCGGTCAATGAGCTTCCATTCGCAGGCCATCCGCTGCTCGGCACGGCCGTGGCGCTCCGGCACGTCAAGGATCAGGATCGTTTCGTGTTCGAGACGGGCATGGGTCTCGTGCCGTTCGATGTCCGCGCCGAAGCGCCCGGCGTCGTCTACGTCACGATGCAGCAGCCTATCCCGACCTGGACGCGCTTCGAGTACGCCGAGCGCCTCCTCGAAGCGCTCGGCCTGGACTCGTCCGCGCTGCCCGTGGAGGCTTATCGGAACGGCCCGCGTCACGTGTTCGTCACCTGTCCCGACGTCTCCGCGCTTTCCGACGTGCGTCCCGATCATCGCGCGCTCGCAGAGTTCGAGGACATGTCGGCGATGTGCCTGGCCCCTGCCGAGGACCACTGGCGTTGCCGGATGTTCTCGCCGGCCTACAGCGTCACCGAGGATGCGGCGACGGGCTCCGCCGCGGGCCCCATCGCCATTCACCTTGCCCGCTACGGACTGATTCCCTGGGGCGAACCGCTGCACATCCTTCAAGGCGTCGAGATCAAACGTCCTTCGCATATGTACGCGCTGGTGGACGGCTCCGAGCGCGGCATCGAGTCGGTCAAGGTCAGCGGCCATGGCGTCGTGGTCGCCCGCGGCCGTCTGGGCGTCTAACCGTTCGCGCGATTTGCGCGTTTCGATTCCTCACGAAAACACTGACATGAACACCAGCCGATTCGAAAGCCTCACGGGACGCGTCGACGTCCTGTTCCCCGAATATGACGATCCTCCGTCCGAGCCGATCACGCTGCTGCGACGCTGGCTCGCCGCAGCCGATGCCGCCCGCGTTCGCGAACCCAAGGCGCTCGCGCTGGCAACCGCGACGGCCGACGGACGCTCGTCCACGCGCATCATCGCGTTCTCCTCAATCGACGACCGCGGCCTGATCTTCTGCACGCATTCGACGAGCCGCAAAGGCCGCGAACTCTCGGCGACGGGCTGGGCCTCGGGCGTGCTCTATTGGCGCGAAACGGGTCAGCAAATCATGATTTCCGGCCCGGCGATTCCGCTCGAGCCAAGCGAGAACGACGCGCTCTGGTTCGGACGATCCGTCCCAATGCATGCGATGTCGAGCGTCTCGCACCAGAGCGACGTGCTCGTCGACCGGGAGGCGCTGCTCGCAAAAGCCGATGAGCTGCTCGCGCTCGGTGTCGCGTTGCCGCGGCCGCCGCGCTTCGTCGCCTATCGGCTGGAGCCTCACGAGATGGAATTCTGGGCCGCCAGCTCCGACCGGCTTCATCGGCGCCTCAAGTACGAACGCCAGGGCAACGCCTGGAAAGCCACCCACCTCCAACCTTGATTCTTTTGCGGATGAGGAACCCTCCTGTGTCTACTCTCGATATTCCGGTTGGCGTCGGCCAAACCGCACTGTTCATTGCCTGGCAGCGCCATGCCGAAAGCCAGCGGCCCGATGCCCTGTTTCACGATCCGTTCGCCGCCGCGCTGATCGAGCACCTGGCCGGCACACCGACGCATGACCACGTCAGCGAAGTCGCGCGGCGCGCGAACTTTCCGCAATATTTCGTCGTCCGCACGCGCTACTTCGATGACGCGATTCTCGAGAATCTGAGCCGCGGGATACGGCAAGTGGTCACGCTGGCCGCCGGCGTGGACGGCCGCGTCGCGCGTCTGGTGTGTCCGTTCGGGACGCGCTGGTTCGAGCTCGATCTCGGCGACATCATTGCCTTCAAGCACGAGCTGATGAAGCAGTCCGGGTTGCCGTTGCAGTGCGATTGGCAACCGCTCGTCGCCGATCTGACCTTGGACTGGACGGGCCCATTGCGCGCCGCCGGCTTCGATCCCGCCCAGCCCACGATCTGGCTCATCGAAGGGTTGCTGATGTACCTGCGCGACGCGGACTGCGATGCGCTGATTCGTCAGGTCGCCGAGCTGTCGGCGCCGGGCAGCGCGCTCCTGCTCGAGCATCTCGCCCAGCGCATGATGGGCGACGAGGGCAAGGAGGCGCGTGCTCGCGTCGAATCACAGGGCGCCCGCTGGCTGTCGTCCCGCGACGATGTTCGCGACTGGCTCGGCCGATACGGCTGGACGGCGAGCGTGCATGCCTCGGACGACCCGTCGATCGCCTACGGCCGCAGCGTCGCGCGCATTCCGGCAGGCTGGTTCGCTTCATCGACGCGCGGCGCCGTGCCGGGCAGGATCGAATCATGAACCTGTCGATTCCGATGGGCCGTGAGGTGCGATTGAAGGCGAGGCTCAAGAGCCTTCCGAC is drawn from Trinickia violacea and contains these coding sequences:
- a CDS encoding SAM-dependent methyltransferase, which codes for MSTLDIPVGVGQTALFIAWQRHAESQRPDALFHDPFAAALIEHLAGTPTHDHVSEVARRANFPQYFVVRTRYFDDAILENLSRGIRQVVTLAAGVDGRVARLVCPFGTRWFELDLGDIIAFKHELMKQSGLPLQCDWQPLVADLTLDWTGPLRAAGFDPAQPTIWLIEGLLMYLRDADCDALIRQVAELSAPGSALLLEHLAQRMMGDEGKEARARVESQGARWLSSRDDVRDWLGRYGWTASVHASDDPSIAYGRSVARIPAGWFASSTRGAVPGRIES
- the phzG gene encoding phenazine biosynthesis FMN-dependent oxidase PhzG; the encoded protein is MNTSRFESLTGRVDVLFPEYDDPPSEPITLLRRWLAAADAARVREPKALALATATADGRSSTRIIAFSSIDDRGLIFCTHSTSRKGRELSATGWASGVLYWRETGQQIMISGPAIPLEPSENDALWFGRSVPMHAMSSVSHQSDVLVDREALLAKADELLALGVALPRPPRFVAYRLEPHEMEFWAASSDRLHRRLKYERQGNAWKATHLQP
- a CDS encoding PhzF family phenazine biosynthesis protein, whose product is MIVDIAWWDLDGSKETIESLKARVDDSTLARWSNVPGLREKHWIADTDRNRWGAIMLWDGERPAAHLMPPNDAQTLIGLPVAERLRFSVAASAASGEIAALMRTLEPAPPHANAHAASPAHASYPIDYIVVDAFTRTPLEGNPVAVFFVDDPLPAERMQRIAREMNLSEVVFVMPPKEGGDVHVRIFTPVNELPFAGHPLLGTAVALRHVKDQDRFVFETGMGLVPFDVRAEAPGVVYVTMQQPIPTWTRFEYAERLLEALGLDSSALPVEAYRNGPRHVFVTCPDVSALSDVRPDHRALAEFEDMSAMCLAPAEDHWRCRMFSPAYSVTEDAATGSAAGPIAIHLARYGLIPWGEPLHILQGVEIKRPSHMYALVDGSERGIESVKVSGHGVVVARGRLGV